Part of the Methylovirgula sp. 4M-Z18 genome is shown below.
GGTTGCGGCAGCAATTGCTTGGCATGAGTGAGGCGCAGCTTGACTATAAGGGCCTGCTGCGCGATCGCGACATGATCGCGGACGCATTGGCGGAAATCGCCGCGGCGGCGGTGAGTTAGGGTTTAAGTGCTAACGGGGATGGCCCGGACCAACACGGGCCTGATCACCCATTTCTCCTCAAAAGGATCGCAGCATGGTTGAACGGCGGTTGATTTCCACTGGCTCGCCTTTCGAGAAGGCTTACGGCTATTCGCGTGCCGTGGTCGATGGCGATTATGTCTTTGTCGCCGGCACGACGGGTTATGATTATGCCAAGATGGAGATGCCGGACGATGTCGCGGCGCAGACGCATAATTGTTTCGCGACGATCGCCGAAGCTTTGCGCGAGGCGAATTCCGACATGAAGGCGATCGTGCGTGCCACCTATTATGTGACGGACCGCAACGACCAGGAGGCTGTTCTAAACGTCTGCGGCCACTATCTAGCGGATGTCAGGCCGGCCGCGACGATGCTGGTCGTCGCCGGTCTCCTGAAACCGGAAATGAAGGTTGAAATCGAGGTCACGGCCCGCGTGATCGGGAGATGAACGCATGAGCGACACCGAAGCCAATCGTCTTTCCGCCCGTGCCGCGCGCTATGCGCGGGTCGGGGCCAATGTGGGCGGTGTTGCCGCCCGCATCGCCGGCAGTCGGTTGTTGGGGCTCGATGCGGGCACCGGCAATGCGGCCTCGTTGGCGCGGGCGCTTGGCGGGCTCAAGGGCCCAATCATGAAAGTGGCGCAACTGCTTTCGACCATTCCCGAAGCGCTGCCGCCCGAATATGCGGAGGAATTGCAAAAGCTGCAGAGCGAGGCGCCGCCGATGGGCGCGGCCTTCGTGAAGCGGCGGATGATTGCCGAGCTTGGGCAGGATTGGGCCGCGCGCTACGGCGCGTTCGATCTGCATCCGGCCGCCGCCGCGTCATTGGGGCAGGTGCATCGTGCCACCGATCTTGCCGGCGTGCCGCTCGCGGTGAAGCTGCAATACCCGGAAATGAAATCGGCTGTCGAAGCCGATTTGAGCCAATTGGAATTGCTGTTCTCGCTCCATCGCCGCATGAATCCGGCGATCGATACGCGCGAAATCGTCAAGGAGATCGGTGCGCGCATCCGCGAGGAACTCGATTACCGGCGCGAGGCGCAACATGCCGCGCTCTATGGCGCAATGCTCGCCGCGGTGGACGAGGTGCGCGTGCCGAAGGTACGCGAGGACCTTTCCACCGGCCGGCTGCTGACCATGGATTGGCTCGAGGGTGAAAAGCTCCTGTCGTTCAAGACCGCGACGCAAGAGGCGCGCAATCGCATCGGCGTCGCGATGTTCAAGGCTTGGTGGTATCCATTTAGCCAATATGGCGTCATTCACGGCGACCCGCATCTGGGCAATTACACGGTCTATCGCGAAGCGGGCGAGGCGCAGGGCATCAATCTGCTCGATTACGGCTGCATCCGGATTTTCCCGTGCAGCTTCGTCGGTGGGGTTGTCGATCTCTATGAGGGCCTGAAACAGGGCGATGCCGCCCGCGTCGTGCACGCCTATGAGACCTGGGGGTTCAAAGGCCTCCGGAAGGATGTGATCGAGGTTTTGAACATCTGGGCGCGCTTCATTTACGGGCCGCTGCTCGACGACCGCGTGCGCACCATCGCCAACGGCGTCGCCCCCGGCCAATATGGCCGCCGCGAGGCTTTTGCCGTGCATCAGGCGCTGAAGGAGAAGGGGCCGGTGCTGGTGCCGCGCGAATTCGTCTTCATGGACCGGGCGGCCATCGGTCTTGGCGGCGTGTTTCTACACCTGAATGCAGAGCTGAATTTCCACGATCTGTTCAATCACGCGATTGCGGATTTTTCGCTTGAGCGCGTCGCTGGGCGGCAGGCGAAGGCCTTGGCGGGGCAGGGGCTGGCGGTACCTGCTTGAGTTCAAAACGGAAAGCCGCCTTTTCGGCGGCTTTCGAGCGGGAATTCTTGGCCTCTTCGCGTGTGTGTCGCGTGTTGACGGTCAGTGTCTCGTCTGCTGTGTGCTGGATCTCAGCTTTTCAATTTCTTCTTTTAAGTACAATTTCTTACGTTTCAGTTCGACGATTTTGAGGTCGCTGGAGCTAGGGCTGATCCTCTCGAATTCGATTTCTTTTTCAATGGCTTGATGGCGGCGTTCCAATTCTGACAGATGGGCTTGTAACGACATGCGTGCCATTCCTTCTGCTATTTCAGACGACAGGATTGTGACACGGATTCACAGGTCCGCAAGAGTTTATCGGCCCGTTGGGCGATCAAATTTTTTCTTCGCTGCTTGCGCCGCTGCATGGAGACGAACTCACCGGCCGGGCATGTGAAACATGGCAAAAAATCGACAAAATCCATCGGCGAAGACTGGCCGCGGAGGGCCGTGTCGGCGCGCCGCTTAGGCCTTGCGATTGTTTGGCGCTACGCTCATAGTTGCGGCCGGAATCGGTTTGGCCCCGTCAGAGCCTTTGTTGCGGTGCGGTATCGTAGGGCGCGCAATGCGGAATAATTTGACTGAAGACGAGCGTATCGCCTTCACGGAAGAGCTTGAGCGACTGCGTCAGGAGCATCGCGATCTGGATACCGCCATTCTGGCCCTGCAGGCCATGGGAACGGGCGATCAATTGCAGGTCCAGCGGCTGAAGAAGCGCAAATTGATCCTGCGCGACCGGATCAGCTATCTGGAAGATTGCCTGACCCCCGACATTATCGCGTGAGCCGGTTGGCGCATTCTTGCCCTTTGGCTGGCTTTCCCGTAAGTCCGCGCCTCCATTCTTAAAAGCAGAAGGTCTCAACGCTTTGGCTGCCGAAACCGCCTCTCCCGCCGTTGCGATTATCATGGGCAGTCAGTCCGATTGGGCGACCATGCGTCATGCCGCCGAAACGTTGAACACGCTCGGCATCGCCTATGATGCGCGGGTCGTTTCGGCCCATCGCACGCCCGATCGCCTGGTCGCCTTTGCCAAGGGTGCAAAGGGGGAGGGATTTCAGGTCATTATCGCGGGTGCGGGCGGCGCGGCCCATCTGCCCGGTATGACGGCGGCGATGACGCCCTTGCCGGTCTTTGGCGTTCCGGTCGAATCGAAGGCCCTGTCGGGGCAGGATTCCTTGCTCTCGATCGTGCAGATGCCGGCCGGCATTCCGGTCGGCACCTTGGCCATCGGCCGGTCCGGCGCCGTCAATGCGGCACTGCTCGCCGCGAGCGTGCTGGCCTTGCACGACGCCGAACTGGCGGCCCGCCTCGATGCGTGGCGGGCGGCGCAGACGGCGGCGGTCGCCGAACGGCCGAGGGAGGAGCCATGAATATCGCGCCTGGCGATACGATCGGCATTTTGGGCGGCGGCCAGCTTGGCCGCATGCTCGCGATTGCCGCGAGCGGGCTGGGATTGAAGGTCCACATCTTCGCGCCCGAGGCGGATAGCCCGGCGTTTGAGGTCGCGGTGGCCCATACGGTCGCCGATTATGCCGATGAGGCCGCCTTGGCTGCCTTCGCCGCGCAAGTCTCTGTGATCACCTATGAATTCGAGAACGTCCCGGCGCCGACGGCCGAGTTCCTGAACAAGCTCAAGCCCGTCTATCCCGATCCCAGGGCCCTTGCGATCACGCAGGACCGCGTGGCCGAGAAGGATTTTGTTACCTCGCTCGGTGTCGGCACGGCCCCTTACGTTCCGGTCGACGATCCGGGCAGCCTTCTGCGAGCGGTCGCGCAACTGGGCCGCCCCTCGATTCTGAAGACCCGTCGCTTCGGTTATGACGGCAAGGGGCAGGGCACCATCCGCGAGGGTACCGATGTCTCCGCGGTCTTTCGCGGTCTCGGCGGCGTGCCGTGCATCCTGGAGGGCTTCGTTGCCTTCACCCGCGAGATTTCGGTGATCGCCGCCCACGGCGTGGACGGCTCATTCGCCGCCTATGATGTCTGCGAGAACGAGCATGCGCACCATATCTTGAGCCGCACGCGCGTGCCGGCGCGGATCGCCCCCGAAACGGCGGCGAAGGCCATCGCGGTCACCAAGACGCTGACCGACGCGCTCGGTTATGTCGGAGTCGTGGCGGTCGAAATGTTCGTGACCGTCGATTCGGAAGGCCGCGAGGACCTTCTCGTGAACGAGCTCGCCCCGCGGGTCCATAATTCCGGGCATTGGACGCTCGGCGGCGCGGTCACCAGCCAGTTCGAGCAGCATATCCGCGCGGTGTGCGGCTGGCCGCTCGGGTTGCCGCGCCGGCACGGC
Proteins encoded:
- a CDS encoding RidA family protein yields the protein MVERRLISTGSPFEKAYGYSRAVVDGDYVFVAGTTGYDYAKMEMPDDVAAQTHNCFATIAEALREANSDMKAIVRATYYVTDRNDQEAVLNVCGHYLADVRPAATMLVVAGLLKPEMKVEIEVTARVIGR
- a CDS encoding ABC1 kinase family protein; translated protein: MSDTEANRLSARAARYARVGANVGGVAARIAGSRLLGLDAGTGNAASLARALGGLKGPIMKVAQLLSTIPEALPPEYAEELQKLQSEAPPMGAAFVKRRMIAELGQDWAARYGAFDLHPAAAASLGQVHRATDLAGVPLAVKLQYPEMKSAVEADLSQLELLFSLHRRMNPAIDTREIVKEIGARIREELDYRREAQHAALYGAMLAAVDEVRVPKVREDLSTGRLLTMDWLEGEKLLSFKTATQEARNRIGVAMFKAWWYPFSQYGVIHGDPHLGNYTVYREAGEAQGINLLDYGCIRIFPCSFVGGVVDLYEGLKQGDAARVVHAYETWGFKGLRKDVIEVLNIWARFIYGPLLDDRVRTIANGVAPGQYGRREAFAVHQALKEKGPVLVPREFVFMDRAAIGLGGVFLHLNAELNFHDLFNHAIADFSLERVAGRQAKALAGQGLAVPA
- a CDS encoding YdcH family protein, with protein sequence MSLQAHLSELERRHQAIEKEIEFERISPSSSDLKIVELKRKKLYLKEEIEKLRSSTQQTRH
- a CDS encoding YdcH family protein, producing MRNNLTEDERIAFTEELERLRQEHRDLDTAILALQAMGTGDQLQVQRLKKRKLILRDRISYLEDCLTPDIIA
- the purE gene encoding 5-(carboxyamino)imidazole ribonucleotide mutase: MGSQSDWATMRHAAETLNTLGIAYDARVVSAHRTPDRLVAFAKGAKGEGFQVIIAGAGGAAHLPGMTAAMTPLPVFGVPVESKALSGQDSLLSIVQMPAGIPVGTLAIGRSGAVNAALLAASVLALHDAELAARLDAWRAAQTAAVAERPREEP
- a CDS encoding 5-(carboxyamino)imidazole ribonucleotide synthase, whose product is MNIAPGDTIGILGGGQLGRMLAIAASGLGLKVHIFAPEADSPAFEVAVAHTVADYADEAALAAFAAQVSVITYEFENVPAPTAEFLNKLKPVYPDPRALAITQDRVAEKDFVTSLGVGTAPYVPVDDPGSLLRAVAQLGRPSILKTRRFGYDGKGQGTIREGTDVSAVFRGLGGVPCILEGFVAFTREISVIAAHGVDGSFAAYDVCENEHAHHILSRTRVPARIAPETAAKAIAVTKTLTDALGYVGVVAVEMFVTVDSEGREDLLVNELAPRVHNSGHWTLGGAVTSQFEQHIRAVCGWPLGLPRRHGAIEMRNLIGDDVQDWRKILSEPGASLRLYGKGKARPGRKMGHVTVVTPENR